In 'Nostoc azollae' 0708, the following are encoded in one genomic region:
- a CDS encoding C4-dicarboxylate ABC transporter yields the protein MIYLLNIFIYLLTPLGGVLSYCSLLRIAFNAIFGALLFLQCLSSLYMFIFMLPWIFSLRNFSL from the coding sequence ATGATTTATCTCTTGAATATCTTCATTTATCTGTTGACTCCTCTGGGCGGTGTTCTTTCTTATTGCTCCTTATTGAGAATAGCTTTTAATGCTATTTTTGGTGCTTTACTGTTTCTCCAATGCCTTTCTTCACTGTATATGTTTATTTTTATGCTCCCTTGGATTTTTTCTCTCCGTAATTTCTCTCTGTAG
- a CDS encoding CBS domain-containing protein — translation MDIILCHTTADFDALGAAVGLTCLKPGSKIVLTGGAHPPVRDFLALHRDEYSLIERRSVNPEKIRSLTIVDTQQRARLGKAAEWLDLPNVQEIVVYDHHLGQDSDIPRTQLYVDSVGATTTLMVEELQKHQINLTSPQATVMALGIHVDTGSLTYNQSTPRDALALAWLMQQGASLSVISTYRDPGLSPQLQQLLTEALENLEYLCLRGYTMAWVTLKTGAFVPGLSGLASKLVELTEIDALILANEYPLGEDEWRLTVIGRSQIPHTNLRLLLHPFGGSGHSQAASLNIRTNDSQEILQQLLDRLKAQIPHPPTARDLMSSPVRTIRPETTISEAQKTLLRYGHSGLSVVNDQDKIVGIISRRDLDIALHHGFSHAPVKGYMTTNLKTITPDTILPQIGSLMVTYDIGRLPVLENGNLVGIVTRTDVLREIHQAENQNTSFRRAMLTKLKTQTYSQELGLTIELEKRLLPQLWQLLNIASQEAEKRGWHLYLVGGSVRDLLLVEAQPGTLMINDIDLVVDGFHQAADVGAGIELAKALQQIYQNARLEIHGAFQTAALLWHKDPELDSLWVDIATSRTEFYPYPAANPEVEASSIRQDLYRRDFTINAMALRLTSPRSGELLDFFGGLLDLQAKQVRILHPNSFIEDPTRIYRGVRFAVRFGFQIEQRTEEYIRYAINSGVYDRTSQENTKTPALQTRLKAEFKNILAATYWQSALHLLDNLGALRCLHHSLKLDGEVLRQLSLLDIYLRRFGQQQNLHDWQMRLEVLVAHLEPKYQAKVAKNLQLADDSISRFNKLFAAQTEIITSLPNCELPSQIVHLLRKYDLATLILIALQSPRKIRRKIRHFLTNLAKIQPLLNGNDLKELGYKPNPLYKQILDDLLTATLDGTIKDKSEAREFLAQHYPR, via the coding sequence ATGGATATCATTCTTTGTCACACAACTGCTGATTTTGACGCTTTAGGGGCGGCTGTGGGGTTAACTTGCCTCAAGCCAGGAAGTAAGATTGTCTTGACTGGGGGAGCGCATCCACCAGTACGGGATTTTTTGGCGTTGCATCGGGATGAATATTCGCTGATTGAAAGGCGTTCTGTCAATCCTGAAAAAATCCGTTCTTTAACGATAGTGGATACTCAACAGCGCGCTCGCTTGGGTAAAGCTGCTGAATGGTTAGATTTACCCAATGTCCAGGAAATTGTAGTTTACGACCATCATCTTGGACAAGATAGTGATATTCCCAGGACGCAATTATATGTTGATAGTGTGGGTGCAACGACGACTTTAATGGTAGAAGAACTACAAAAGCATCAGATTAACCTCACATCTCCTCAAGCAACTGTCATGGCCTTGGGTATTCACGTTGATACAGGTTCGTTAACATATAACCAATCTACACCCAGAGATGCTTTAGCGTTGGCTTGGTTGATGCAACAGGGGGCAAGTTTATCTGTAATTTCAACCTACCGTGATCCAGGTTTATCACCGCAGTTGCAACAATTATTAACTGAGGCGCTGGAAAATTTAGAATATCTTTGTCTACGTGGATATACTATGGCTTGGGTGACATTAAAAACTGGTGCTTTCGTACCAGGGTTATCAGGTTTAGCATCAAAACTGGTGGAGTTGACAGAAATTGATGCCCTAATTTTGGCAAATGAATATCCTTTGGGTGAAGATGAATGGCGATTAACTGTAATTGGGCGGTCGCAAATTCCCCATACAAATCTTCGTCTCTTATTGCACCCTTTTGGTGGTAGTGGACATTCCCAAGCCGCATCTTTAAATATTCGCACCAACGACTCACAAGAAATTTTACAACAACTATTAGATAGATTAAAAGCACAAATTCCCCATCCTCCCACAGCCAGAGATTTAATGTCTTCTCCTGTACGTACTATTCGACCAGAAACCACCATTAGTGAAGCCCAAAAAACTTTACTCCGTTACGGACATTCTGGTTTATCTGTTGTTAATGATCAAGATAAAATAGTGGGTATTATTTCCCGACGTGATTTAGATATCGCTTTACATCACGGCTTTAGCCATGCACCCGTTAAAGGTTATATGACAACTAATCTAAAGACAATTACACCAGATACTATCCTACCGCAAATTGGGTCTTTAATGGTGACCTATGATATTGGAAGATTACCAGTTTTAGAAAATGGAAATTTAGTGGGTATTGTCACTCGTACCGATGTTTTAAGAGAAATACATCAAGCAGAAAATCAAAATACTTCTTTCAGAAGGGCTATGCTAACAAAATTAAAAACTCAAACTTATTCTCAGGAATTAGGACTAACAATAGAATTAGAGAAACGTCTCCTGCCTCAACTTTGGCAATTATTAAATATAGCTTCACAGGAAGCAGAAAAACGCGGTTGGCATCTTTACTTAGTTGGTGGTTCAGTACGAGATTTGCTGTTAGTAGAAGCTCAACCGGGTACATTAATGATTAATGATATTGATTTAGTAGTTGATGGTTTTCATCAAGCAGCAGATGTGGGTGCAGGTATAGAATTAGCAAAAGCACTCCAGCAAATTTATCAAAATGCCCGTTTAGAAATTCATGGTGCATTTCAAACTGCTGCTTTACTATGGCACAAAGACCCGGAATTAGATTCATTATGGGTAGATATTGCCACTTCTAGAACCGAATTTTATCCCTATCCTGCAGCAAATCCAGAAGTTGAAGCTAGTTCTATTCGTCAAGACTTATATAGAAGAGATTTTACTATTAATGCAATGGCTTTAAGGTTAACATCTCCTCGTAGTGGTGAATTATTAGATTTTTTTGGTGGTTTATTAGATTTACAAGCCAAGCAAGTTCGCATTTTACACCCTAATAGTTTTATTGAAGATCCTACTCGGATTTACCGCGGTGTCCGTTTTGCTGTGCGGTTTGGATTTCAAATTGAACAGCGAACTGAAGAATATATTCGCTATGCTATAAATAGCGGAGTTTATGATCGAACTTCCCAAGAAAATACCAAAACACCTGCTTTACAAACTCGTTTAAAAGCAGAATTTAAAAATATCCTCGCAGCAACCTATTGGCAATCAGCTTTACATTTATTAGATAATTTAGGTGCATTGCGGTGTCTTCACCATAGCTTAAAATTAGATGGGGAAGTTTTACGACAATTAAGTTTATTAGACATTTATTTACGAAGATTTGGCCAACAACAAAATCTACATGATTGGCAAATGCGTTTAGAAGTATTAGTTGCTCACTTAGAACCAAAGTATCAGGCAAAGGTAGCTAAGAATCTGCAATTAGCTGATGATAGTATTTCTAGATTTAACAAACTGTTTGCAGCACAAACAGAAATTATTACATCTTTACCCAATTGTGAACTTCCTAGTCAAATTGTCCATTTATTGAGAAAATATGATTTGGCAACTTTAATTTTAATCGCTTTGCAAAGTCCGCGAAAAATCAGACGAAAAATCAGGCATTTTTTAACTAATTTAGCAAAGATACAACCTTTGTTAAATGGTAATGATTTAAAAGAATTAGGTTATAAACCTAATCCATTATATAAGCAAATACTAGATGATTTATTGACAGCTACTCTTGATGGTACAATTAAGGATAAATCTGAAGCACGAGAATTTTTAGCCCAGCATTATCCTCGGTAA
- the ribH gene encoding 6,7-dimethyl-8-ribityllumazine synthase, translating into MAVFEGTFTQTEPLKFALVIGRFNDLVTVKLLEGCQDCLKRHGINPDPQGNQVDYIWVPGSFEVPTVARQLALSHRYDAIICLGAVIKGQTPHFDYVSAEVAKGIAAASFQTGVPVIFGILTTDTMQQALERAGIKSNHGWDYAMNAIEMASLMRQLRSNLAEPYARHGQSLAASLQNPMESEVV; encoded by the coding sequence ATGGCAGTTTTTGAGGGAACATTTACTCAAACAGAGCCTTTAAAGTTTGCGCTGGTGATTGGTCGATTCAATGACTTGGTTACTGTCAAGCTTTTAGAAGGATGTCAAGATTGTCTGAAGCGTCATGGTATAAATCCCGATCCTCAAGGCAATCAGGTAGATTATATTTGGGTTCCAGGCAGTTTCGAAGTTCCTACCGTAGCTCGCCAGTTGGCACTCTCCCATCGTTATGATGCCATAATTTGCTTGGGTGCGGTGATTAAGGGACAAACGCCCCATTTCGATTATGTATCTGCTGAAGTAGCCAAAGGTATTGCTGCTGCAAGTTTTCAAACAGGAGTACCTGTGATTTTTGGCATTTTGACAACAGATACTATGCAGCAAGCATTGGAACGCGCAGGGATTAAAAGTAATCACGGCTGGGATTATGCCATGAACGCTATAGAAATGGCCAGTTTGATGCGTCAATTACGCTCTAATCTAGCAGAACCCTATGCTCGTCATGGTCAGTCTTTAGCAGCATCACTACAAAATCCTATGGAGTCAGAGGTGGTTTAG
- the psbZ gene encoding photosystem II reaction center protein PsbZ encodes MSIVFQFALVSLVLMSFVLVVGVPVAYATPQNWVESKKLLWVGSGVWIALVLLVGLLNFFVV; translated from the coding sequence ATGAGCATAGTATTCCAATTTGCTTTAGTATCTCTGGTTCTGATGTCCTTCGTCCTGGTTGTTGGTGTTCCTGTTGCTTATGCAACTCCTCAAAACTGGGTTGAATCTAAAAAGCTCCTGTGGGTGGGTTCTGGTGTTTGGATTGCCTTAGTGCTTTTAGTTGGTTTATTAAACTTTTTTGTGGTGTAG
- a CDS encoding transporter substrate-binding domain-containing protein: MINPLGFLIEFLIEAKQRSTMSRLHLVLGATLILILCLFSLGTDLVASGATLPEIQKRGYLTVAVKDNLRPLGFRDDKGNLQGLEIDLAKRLANDLLGKPDAVKFQPVANSDRLPVIVENKIDLAIANVTATESRSRIVSFSVPYYYDGAAIVTKDTSINQLEDLYRRKIAVLNNSSTIFYVKYFIPKSELIGVSSYAQAQEKIESNAVDAFAADNSLLSGWVQEYPKYHILPSQLSTEPLSVVMAKGLQYDEFRRSVNEAIARYIATGWLKESTQHWGLGNSQEKTLTTDR, from the coding sequence ATGATCAACCCATTGGGATTTTTGATTGAATTTTTAATTGAAGCAAAGCAAAGGTCTACTATGAGTCGGTTACATCTGGTATTAGGCGCTACCTTAATTTTAATTTTGTGCTTGTTTTCTCTGGGGACAGATTTGGTTGCATCTGGCGCAACTCTCCCAGAAATTCAAAAGCGTGGTTATTTGACTGTGGCCGTAAAAGATAACCTACGTCCTTTGGGATTTAGAGATGATAAGGGCAATTTACAAGGCTTAGAAATTGATTTAGCCAAGCGTTTAGCAAATGATTTGCTGGGTAAACCAGATGCTGTCAAATTTCAACCTGTGGCTAATAGTGATCGCTTACCTGTCATTGTCGAAAATAAAATTGACCTTGCTATTGCCAACGTTACAGCCACTGAATCACGCTCACGCATTGTTAGTTTCAGTGTTCCTTACTATTATGATGGCGCTGCAATAGTTACTAAAGATACTTCTATAAATCAGTTAGAAGATTTATATCGACGTAAAATAGCTGTCCTCAATAATTCGAGCACTATCTTTTATGTAAAATATTTTATACCTAAGTCTGAGTTAATAGGCGTTAGCTCTTATGCCCAAGCACAAGAAAAAATAGAAAGTAATGCTGTTGATGCTTTTGCGGCTGATAACAGTCTTCTTAGCGGTTGGGTACAAGAATATCCTAAATATCACATCTTACCCAGCCAACTATCAACTGAACCCTTATCTGTGGTCATGGCCAAGGGTTTGCAGTACGATGAGTTTAGAAGGTCGGTCAATGAAGCTATCGCACGTTATATAGCTACAGGTTGGCTCAAAGAAAGTACACAGCATTGGGGATTGGGTAATAGTCAGGAGAAAACATTAACAACTGACAGATGA
- the rplT gene encoding 50S ribosomal protein L20 has protein sequence MTRVKRGNVARKRRNKILKLAKGFRGSHSTLFRTAHQQVMKALRSAYRDRKKKKRDFRRLWITRINAASRQNGLSYSQLIGNLKKANVELNRKMLAQLAVLDPASFAKVAELANSVKA, from the coding sequence TGACCCGGGTAAAACGCGGTAATGTAGCTCGTAAACGCCGCAATAAGATTCTCAAATTAGCTAAAGGTTTTCGTGGTTCTCACTCAACTCTGTTTAGAACCGCTCACCAACAGGTGATGAAGGCGCTTCGCAGTGCTTACCGCGATCGCAAAAAGAAAAAGCGTGATTTTCGCCGTCTGTGGATCACTCGTATTAACGCGGCTTCTAGACAAAATGGTCTGAGCTACAGCCAGTTAATTGGTAATCTCAAAAAAGCTAACGTTGAACTTAACCGCAAAATGTTGGCACAATTGGCAGTTCTTGATCCTGCAAGCTTTGCTAAAGTCGCAGAACTGGCAAATTCTGTTAAAGCTTAA
- a CDS encoding glutamate-5-semialdehyde dehydrogenase, translated as MTVEVFDDCPEPMNSAKRAYQASLKLGITKGADRSRAVLAMAQGLEYSFDDILEANTLDLEASREMAVSELILDWLKLTPSRLENAVAILQRLGELSDPLRRVRTADYQQEDSQSYTQLMPLGVIGFIYEAFPDLGAIAAGFCLKTGNSVILKGSTEASHSNAAIAQVLQNAINEVGLPPGCIELVTAEHGASVRDLVTQDQYLSLVIPYGRSSLIQQVVRQATCPVLKSAMGNSYLYWSLNSSLEMVRWMILDSHESEPDPVNAIEKVLIHRQALPSSLSVLWNSLKEKGFELKGDAELVEAFPQLQLAKEGEWGTPYLTKTVAFKLVDSLESAIAWINQYSSGHADCIVTESYQESRQFALGVNSASTYINASPRFSRNSSRGDAVFLGMSNQKGHRRGFMSLETLTTVKHIVQGNGRF; from the coding sequence ATGACTGTTGAAGTTTTTGATGATTGTCCCGAACCCATGAACAGCGCCAAACGCGCTTACCAAGCTTCCCTTAAGTTAGGGATTACCAAAGGGGCGGATCGGAGTCGTGCTGTGCTGGCGATGGCACAGGGGCTTGAATATTCATTCGACGATATTCTCGAAGCGAATACGTTGGACTTAGAAGCAAGTCGAGAAATGGCGGTGTCGGAATTAATTTTGGATTGGCTGAAGTTAACTCCTTCCAGGTTAGAGAATGCTGTGGCCATTCTCCAACGTCTGGGAGAATTATCAGATCCGCTGCGACGGGTAAGGACGGCTGATTATCAACAGGAAGATTCTCAGAGTTATACCCAGTTGATGCCTTTGGGCGTGATTGGATTTATTTATGAGGCTTTTCCTGATTTAGGGGCGATCGCAGCTGGTTTTTGCTTAAAAACAGGCAATAGTGTGATTCTCAAAGGCAGTACAGAAGCTAGTCATTCCAATGCTGCGATCGCTCAAGTCCTACAAAATGCTATTAATGAAGTTGGTTTACCACCAGGCTGTATAGAACTAGTTACAGCCGAACATGGTGCTTCTGTGCGAGATTTAGTCACCCAAGACCAGTATTTAAGTTTAGTCATTCCCTACGGACGTTCTAGCTTAATTCAACAGGTGGTTAGACAAGCAACTTGTCCAGTTTTAAAGTCAGCCATGGGTAATTCTTACCTGTACTGGTCGTTGAATAGTAGTTTAGAAATGGTGCGCTGGATGATTCTCGACAGCCATGAGAGTGAACCAGATCCGGTAAACGCGATTGAAAAAGTGCTGATTCATCGTCAAGCTTTACCCTCTTCTTTATCTGTGTTATGGAATAGCTTAAAAGAAAAAGGCTTTGAACTCAAAGGAGATGCAGAATTAGTAGAAGCCTTTCCCCAGTTGCAGTTAGCCAAAGAAGGAGAATGGGGAACTCCCTATTTAACGAAGACAGTGGCGTTTAAATTGGTGGATAGTTTAGAAAGTGCGATCGCGTGGATTAATCAATATAGTAGCGGTCATGCGGATTGTATTGTCACAGAATCCTACCAAGAAAGTCGGCAATTTGCTTTAGGAGTAAATAGCGCCTCCACCTATATCAATGCATCCCCGCGTTTTTCCCGCAACTCCTCACGGGGAGATGCAGTATTTTTGGGAATGTCTAATCAAAAAGGACATCGCAGGGGGTTTATGAGTTTGGAAACCTTGACTACGGTGAAGCATATCGTTCAGGGAAATGGACGGTTTTAG
- a CDS encoding tetratricopeptide repeat protein: protein MDNNLVLVYLSIFVILLAFTAVSVFREIFKTRKLENSLSKLKTKLTKEKGTAQEYYELASIYSEKKVFTQAIPLFQKAIKAAEEEGEENIAPVYNGLGYVYFAQEQYDLAIRQYKEALKLKPDYVVALNNLGHAYEKKKLSAQALQMYEEVLKFAPNNATAKRRAESLRRLVSA from the coding sequence ATGGATAATAACCTAGTCCTTGTTTATCTCTCAATTTTCGTCATTTTACTCGCATTTACAGCAGTGAGTGTTTTTCGCGAGATTTTCAAAACTCGTAAACTGGAAAACTCTCTTTCTAAGTTAAAAACCAAATTAACAAAAGAAAAAGGTACAGCCCAAGAATATTACGAATTAGCCAGTATTTATTCCGAGAAAAAAGTTTTTACCCAGGCGATACCCCTATTTCAAAAAGCCATCAAAGCTGCTGAGGAAGAAGGAGAAGAAAATATTGCCCCAGTTTACAACGGATTGGGTTATGTTTACTTCGCCCAAGAACAATATGATTTAGCTATTCGTCAGTATAAAGAAGCACTGAAATTGAAACCCGATTATGTAGTAGCCTTGAATAATCTTGGTCATGCTTACGAGAAGAAAAAATTATCTGCTCAGGCGTTGCAAATGTATGAAGAAGTATTAAAATTTGCTCCCAATAACGCTACGGCAAAACGCCGTGCTGAATCTTTACGGCGCTTAGTTTCTGCATAA